A region from the Chitinophaga sp. Cy-1792 genome encodes:
- a CDS encoding RNA polymerase sigma factor: protein MPGSIVNILDEKDLWIRFKSGDKSAFTQIYRGHTALLLQYGIRFCDDQEKLKDLIHDLFIELWNTRNQLSDTDNIRFYLCKSLKYKLIRANYNYRNAAGKIHQYAQTLESAGNELTAEDRIIDAEITGSRADLLDKAIRRLSRRQQEIITLRFYMNFTNAEIADIMQMKYQSVSNLLYSALTRIKETLESSGFATRLLETFHLFL, encoded by the coding sequence ATGCCAGGATCGATAGTGAATATACTTGACGAAAAGGATTTATGGATTCGATTCAAATCTGGAGATAAATCAGCCTTCACGCAGATTTATCGGGGCCATACTGCGTTATTGCTTCAATACGGTATTCGTTTTTGTGATGACCAGGAAAAGCTGAAAGACCTTATTCATGACCTCTTTATTGAACTCTGGAATACCAGGAACCAGTTGTCTGATACAGACAATATCCGTTTTTATCTCTGCAAAAGTCTGAAGTACAAACTGATACGTGCCAACTATAATTACCGCAATGCTGCCGGTAAAATTCACCAGTACGCACAAACGCTGGAATCAGCAGGGAATGAGCTGACCGCGGAAGACCGTATCATTGATGCAGAAATAACCGGTTCCCGCGCCGATCTGCTGGACAAGGCCATACGCCGGCTTTCCCGAAGGCAGCAGGAAATTATTACCCTCCGCTTTTATATGAACTTCACCAATGCTGAAATTGCTGATATTATGCAGATGAAATACCAGTCTGTCAGCAATTTACTCTACAGCGCCCTTACCCGTATTAAAGAAACCCTTGAGTCGTCCGGGTTTGCTACGCGACTGCTGGAGACCTTCCATCTTTTTTTATAG